The Halopelagius inordinatus genomic interval GGCGTACAAGGAGATAGACGGCGAGGAGCAAGTCGGCTTCAACGTTCGCGTCGGCGGCGGACTCGCCCGTAACGAGGAACGCTTCGCCCGCAACATCAACGTCTGGGTCGCAGAGGAGAACGTCCCCGAAGTGGCTGGCGGCCTCTCGGCTCTGTTCCGCGAGTACGGCGACCGCGAGGACCGGTACAACGCCCGCATCAAGTTCCTCGTCGACGAGTGGGGCCCCGAGAAAGTTCGACGCGTCCTCCAAGAGGAGTTCGTCGACTTCGACCTCCACGCCGCCGGGCGCGACGTCCGCGAGGAGTACACCTACAACGCCGGCGACGGCGGGCGGAACGACCTCATCGGCGTCCACGACCAGAAGAACGGCGACAACTTCGTCGGCCTGAACGTCCTCGTCGGACGGATGGGCGCCGACGACGTGCTCGAACTCGCCGACCTCGCGGACGAGTACGGCTCCGGCGAGGTTCGCCTCACTCAGCGTCAGAACGTCATCGTCACCGACGTGCCCGACGAGAAGGTAGAGGCGTTTCTCGACGAGGACCTGCTCGAACACTACTCGCCGAACCCCTCGCCGTTCATGCGCGGCTCTATCGCCTGCACGGGGACGGAGTACTGCTCTCTGTCCATCGTCGAGACGAAGAACCGCCAGGTCCGCTACGCGCGGTGGCTGAAAGAGAACGCCGAACTTCCCGAGGGAACCGAGGAGTTCCACATCCACCTCTCGGGCTGCACCGCCTCCTGTGCACAGCCCCAGATCGCGGACGTGAGCCTCCGCGGGATGAAGACCCGAAAGAACGGCGACCCGGTCGAAGCCCTCGATATCGGTCTGGGCGGCGGCCTCGGCGAGGAACCGCAGTTCGCTCGCTGGGTCACCCAACGCGTCCCCGTAGACGAGGTGCCGGGCGCCATCAAGAACCTCCTCGAAAACTTCGACGAGGTGAGCGAGGACGGCGAGTCCTTCCGCGAGTTCGTCTCCGGCAAAGACGAGGAGGAACTGGCCGAACTCGTCGAACCCGAAGAGACCGACTACGAGGACCCGATGATGCACAACACCAAGATGACGTGGTACCCGTACGCCGAGGACGACGATATGAACTCGAGTCCCGCCCCGGCGTACCCCGACGACACGCCGATGCCGTCCGACGACTGAGGCGCGTCGCTCCGTCCGTACGCGACTCTTCTTTCTCTCCTACCCGTTCAGTCCCGTCTCCGTTTCGTCGCGTCACCATCGCGCTCAGACGGCGGCTTTATTGTAAATCAGCCAATATTTCCGGCGGACGTTCGGTCCCCGTCCGTCGAACGATCAGAGTCATGGCTCCCGAAGACGCCGTCCGAGACGCACTCGGGTCGCACGACGACGCAACCGTCGAGAGAGAACTCCACGCCGTTCCGCCCCACGCGGTCTACGAGGTGACGTTCGGCGGGCGGCGCGCCGTCTGCAAAGTCGCGAGAGGGCCGACCGCCGACCCGGCCAAGGAGGCGGCCGTCCTCCGGTACGTGGGTTCGGAGACGCCCGTTTCCGTCCCACGCGTCCTCGCGTCGGGAGACGACTACGTGGTCACGGAGTGGTGCGACGACGTGCCGGAAGACCCCACGCTCACGGAGGCGCGGGTTCGAGCGATGGGACGCGGATTGGCCACCCTCCACCGGTCGGCGGCGAGCGATTTCCGAGCCTCCGGCCGCGTTCGCGCCGGGCCGGAGGGAATGACGCAGACGAGAGACGAGGGGTGGAGCGAGACGCTCCGTCGAGTGCTGGAGGACCGAGCGTCGTATCTCGACACCGTCGGGTACGGCGACGTCGCCCGCGAGATTCTGTCCGTCGTCCGTGAGAACGGCGAACGACTCGACGCGGTCAGAGAGACGACGCTCCTGCATGGGAACTATCTCCCGGACCACGTCGGCGTCGCGGAGGGGTCGGTGACGCGCGTCATCGACTTCGAGCACGCACTCGTCGGACCGGGCGAGTGGGACTATCTCCGGACGGTCGTTCCCGTGTTCGGCATCGACCCGACGCCGACGGACGGCGTCTCCCCCGCGGCGTTTAGAGACGCGTACGAGTCTGTCCGACCCTTCCCGGACGGGTTCGACCGGCGGCGACCGCTGTATCACCTCGTGAACGCCGCGTCGTACCTGCGAGCGCTACACGTGCAACGGTCGCGTCTCGACGCTCACGCCGGCGGCGTCGAACCCGCGAACCCCCTCGGCGTCGAGGCAGTCGCCCGACGCGCCTACGACCTGTGTGCGTCCGTGCGCGACGCACTCGACGACCGGCGAGACGGGTGACGGTACGCCTTTGAACGTCGGTCGCTTTCTCTCGAACATGCCCAACAGACTCCTCCGGGTCAACGCGTACACGACGTTCGACATGCTGGACGCCGAGGCGACCGGTCACGACTTCACCGAGGAGGCGTTCGCCGTGTTGAA includes:
- a CDS encoding nitrite/sulfite reductase, which translates into the protein MPTDVERWKSEIYGNEIREHLYEFAEEGWESIPEDEKDAWFERFKWWGLYHQRNGQESYFMMRIGTPNGVLTPGQLRVVGEIAEEYATGPGTNPIFGDAYADFTTRQSIQLHWIRIEDVPDIFEKLEDNGMSTQQACGDSWRNIVGNPVAGKDAEEVIDAWPVIHELNETFKGNDDHSNLPRKWKVSVTGSPDGSGQGDINDLAFEPAYKEIDGEEQVGFNVRVGGGLARNEERFARNINVWVAEENVPEVAGGLSALFREYGDREDRYNARIKFLVDEWGPEKVRRVLQEEFVDFDLHAAGRDVREEYTYNAGDGGRNDLIGVHDQKNGDNFVGLNVLVGRMGADDVLELADLADEYGSGEVRLTQRQNVIVTDVPDEKVEAFLDEDLLEHYSPNPSPFMRGSIACTGTEYCSLSIVETKNRQVRYARWLKENAELPEGTEEFHIHLSGCTASCAQPQIADVSLRGMKTRKNGDPVEALDIGLGGGLGEEPQFARWVTQRVPVDEVPGAIKNLLENFDEVSEDGESFREFVSGKDEEELAELVEPEETDYEDPMMHNTKMTWYPYAEDDDMNSSPAPAYPDDTPMPSDD
- a CDS encoding phosphotransferase — protein: MAPEDAVRDALGSHDDATVERELHAVPPHAVYEVTFGGRRAVCKVARGPTADPAKEAAVLRYVGSETPVSVPRVLASGDDYVVTEWCDDVPEDPTLTEARVRAMGRGLATLHRSAASDFRASGRVRAGPEGMTQTRDEGWSETLRRVLEDRASYLDTVGYGDVAREILSVVRENGERLDAVRETTLLHGNYLPDHVGVAEGSVTRVIDFEHALVGPGEWDYLRTVVPVFGIDPTPTDGVSPAAFRDAYESVRPFPDGFDRRRPLYHLVNAASYLRALHVQRSRLDAHAGGVEPANPLGVEAVARRAYDLCASVRDALDDRRDG